The following coding sequences lie in one Thalassoglobus polymorphus genomic window:
- the rpmJ gene encoding 50S ribosomal protein L36 yields MKVRSSVKRICDQCKVVRRKGKNFVICAANPRHKQRQG; encoded by the coding sequence ATGAAGGTCCGTTCAAGCGTCAAACGCATTTGTGACCAGTGTAAAGTCGTTCGCCGTAAAGGGAAGAACTTCGTAATTTGTGCAGCGAATCCTCGGCATAAACAACGCCAAGGCTAA
- a CDS encoding response regulator, translated as MSQTDNPVGRILIADDNEQNRELLEAYLSDEPHEILMAADGQETVAVAREKQPDLILLDIMMPKMSGYEVCQKLRADETTAKIPVLMVTALKEMGDIEKAVAAGADDFLTKPVHRLELKTRVRSLLRVRHLSNERDRLLAYLAEVDSSASPK; from the coding sequence ATGAGTCAAACTGATAATCCAGTTGGCCGTATATTGATTGCGGACGACAACGAACAAAACCGGGAACTGCTCGAAGCATATTTGAGTGATGAACCACACGAGATTTTGATGGCTGCCGATGGTCAAGAAACGGTCGCAGTGGCGCGCGAAAAACAGCCCGATCTCATATTGCTCGATATTATGATGCCGAAAATGAGCGGATATGAAGTCTGTCAAAAGTTGCGGGCCGATGAAACGACCGCGAAAATTCCGGTTCTTATGGTCACCGCGTTAAAAGAAATGGGCGACATCGAAAAAGCTGTGGCTGCCGGAGCAGACGATTTTCTCACAAAGCCCGTACATCGGTTGGAACTGAAAACGCGTGTCCGGTCTCTGTTGAGAGTTCGCCACCTGAGCAACGAGAGAGACCGACTACTTGCATACTTAGCAGAAGTCGATTCGTCAGCTTCTCCAAAATAA
- a CDS encoding SDR family NAD(P)-dependent oxidoreductase — MSIFDRFRLNGKRLFITGGSRGLGREMALAIADAGADVILTGRDQESLDQTANEIRNLGREAWTIQADMGNPTASESACTQALSEIGPIDILINNVGGRRENIPTEEMPLATWQELIDLNLTSVFVCTKIIGGAMIEAGRGGRIINISSINALVAGRNIHGRHYETAKAAVVQFTKAIAVDWAAYKITANAICPGGFMTAPNVRWSKENPEMIEDFRKQIPLGDFGPPEDLGPLAVYLASDASRYMTGATLVIDGGYTLV, encoded by the coding sequence ATGAGCATCTTTGACAGATTCCGCCTAAATGGGAAACGCCTGTTCATCACCGGCGGAAGCCGAGGGCTTGGTCGTGAGATGGCTCTGGCAATTGCAGACGCCGGGGCCGATGTCATTCTCACAGGCCGTGATCAGGAGAGCCTCGATCAAACAGCGAATGAAATTCGCAATCTTGGACGAGAAGCATGGACAATCCAAGCCGACATGGGAAACCCGACCGCTTCTGAATCGGCATGCACGCAAGCTCTTTCCGAGATCGGCCCGATTGACATTCTCATCAACAATGTCGGCGGACGTCGTGAAAATATCCCCACCGAAGAGATGCCTTTGGCGACGTGGCAGGAGTTGATCGATTTAAATCTGACCTCCGTTTTTGTTTGCACAAAAATCATTGGCGGGGCGATGATCGAAGCGGGTCGCGGCGGACGCATCATCAACATTTCGTCCATCAACGCCTTGGTCGCTGGTCGAAATATTCATGGACGACATTACGAAACTGCGAAGGCGGCTGTCGTCCAATTCACCAAGGCGATTGCAGTTGATTGGGCTGCATACAAAATCACAGCTAATGCGATTTGCCCCGGCGGATTCATGACTGCTCCCAACGTACGTTGGTCGAAAGAGAATCCGGAGATGATTGAGGATTTCAGGAAACAGATTCCACTCGGAGACTTCGGTCCCCCGGAAGATCTCGGCCCACTCGCCGTCTACCTTGCCAGCGATGCTTCCCGCTACATGACCGGCGCCACCCTTGTCATCGACGGTGGCTACACACTGGTCTGA
- a CDS encoding amidohydrolase family protein, with protein sequence MIIDAHQHFWQKSLSFDYGWLDAPQHKAINKDFLPADLLKNISQVGVEKTIFVQTQHNVEENRWALGLAEKHDFIAGVVGWVDLASPKCEEQLLEFKDNPKFVGIRHITQDEPDDDFIVRDDVRRGLKVLEKHGVPFDLLFYVKHLKHAALLAKEFPNLPIVIDHLAKPRIKEQVTADWVNNFREAAKQPNVYCKLSGMVTEADWENWKPADLKPYVETALEAFTPQRCMYGSDWPVCELAASYKDVFNVLKEIVGPLSESEQSAIFGKTANEFYGLNLIP encoded by the coding sequence ATGATTATCGACGCCCATCAACACTTCTGGCAAAAATCCTTGTCGTTTGATTATGGCTGGCTGGACGCTCCACAGCACAAGGCGATCAACAAAGATTTCCTCCCCGCTGACCTTCTTAAAAACATCTCGCAGGTCGGTGTCGAGAAAACGATTTTCGTCCAGACACAACATAACGTTGAAGAAAATCGCTGGGCATTGGGACTCGCAGAAAAGCATGATTTCATTGCTGGTGTTGTTGGCTGGGTGGACCTTGCCAGCCCGAAGTGCGAAGAACAACTTCTCGAATTCAAAGACAATCCGAAGTTTGTCGGAATCAGGCACATCACACAGGATGAACCGGATGACGATTTCATTGTGCGAGACGATGTCCGCCGAGGACTGAAAGTTCTTGAAAAACATGGCGTCCCGTTTGACCTGTTGTTCTACGTCAAGCATTTGAAGCATGCTGCTCTCCTTGCCAAAGAATTTCCAAACCTTCCGATTGTGATTGACCATCTGGCAAAGCCCCGCATCAAAGAGCAAGTCACGGCAGACTGGGTCAACAACTTCCGCGAAGCTGCGAAACAGCCAAATGTCTACTGCAAACTTTCTGGAATGGTCACCGAAGCTGACTGGGAAAACTGGAAACCAGCTGACCTGAAACCTTATGTTGAGACGGCACTCGAGGCGTTCACTCCACAGCGCTGTATGTACGGATCGGACTGGCCAGTCTGCGAACTCGCTGCGAGCTACAAGGATGTCTTCAATGTATTGAAGGAGATCGTCGGCCCACTCAGCGAATCCGAACAGTCGGCAATCTTCGGAAAAACTGCCAATGAATTTTACGGACTGAATCTCATTCCGTAG
- a CDS encoding FAD:protein FMN transferase has translation MRDPFRGNRSRCWLWWVGLGTSLCLFTGTPVSGSEELKRYEFLQIRMGIPVNITLYAPTELIANQASKAAYDRFRELDRVMSDYDPDSELMKLCKTATPGTPTPVTSDLFEVLHAAQRLSAETNGAFDVTVGPVVKLWRIARRRKKLPDEDRLLTALEKVGYQSIQLDDSNSTVTLLKPEMQIDLGSIAKGFAADEALKAMKELGVTQALIDAGGDLVAGDPPPHRDYWKIEIEKLRRKETPNASAPIVKLKNGAIATSGSVYQHLEIDGVRYSHIVNPKTGIGLTTPSTVTVIAPNGMQADALASAISVLGPTEGMKLICNAENVEAFIVTSTADGKLTEVSSPMFESYLLTQ, from the coding sequence ATGCGAGATCCATTTCGAGGCAACAGATCGCGATGCTGGTTATGGTGGGTCGGTTTAGGAACGTCATTGTGCCTGTTCACAGGAACACCTGTTTCCGGAAGCGAGGAGCTCAAGAGATACGAGTTCCTGCAAATCCGCATGGGAATTCCCGTGAATATTACATTGTATGCACCGACTGAACTGATCGCAAATCAAGCATCCAAGGCTGCATACGACAGATTTCGGGAACTTGACCGCGTTATGAGCGATTATGACCCCGATAGCGAATTGATGAAACTCTGCAAAACCGCAACGCCAGGTACGCCTACGCCTGTGACATCAGATCTTTTTGAGGTTCTTCACGCTGCCCAGAGACTTTCTGCAGAGACGAATGGAGCATTCGATGTCACAGTCGGTCCGGTCGTCAAACTCTGGAGGATCGCCCGTCGACGCAAGAAACTTCCTGACGAGGACCGATTGCTCACCGCTTTGGAGAAAGTGGGCTATCAGTCGATCCAGCTCGACGACTCGAACAGCACAGTCACACTGCTAAAGCCAGAGATGCAAATCGACTTAGGGAGCATCGCCAAAGGCTTTGCAGCCGACGAAGCCTTGAAAGCGATGAAAGAACTTGGTGTGACACAAGCCCTGATTGACGCGGGCGGCGATCTCGTCGCTGGTGACCCTCCGCCTCACCGGGACTACTGGAAAATCGAAATCGAAAAACTCCGTCGGAAGGAGACTCCAAACGCTTCCGCTCCAATTGTCAAACTCAAAAACGGAGCCATCGCCACATCGGGAAGTGTCTATCAGCATCTGGAAATCGATGGCGTTCGATACTCTCACATCGTCAACCCTAAGACCGGAATCGGGCTGACCACACCGAGCACTGTGACCGTCATCGCCCCCAACGGAATGCAAGCAGACGCCCTTGCCTCTGCAATCAGCGTACTGGGGCCAACCGAAGGAATGAAGCTGATCTGCAACGCCGAGAACGTAGAAGCATTCATCGTGACTTCAACAGCAGACGGCAAGCTTACTGAGGTCTCCAGCCCGATGTTTGAATCGTATTTATTGACTCAATGA
- a CDS encoding lactonase family protein translates to MCRRVRILLPVFLVLTFLGRSKLVSSAEPTLFVSSFVAGDEGAIRAYEFNTKAGTLKLRHETTEVSSPFFLAVSEDGKFLYSIDAEKFGGPDDEEVAAFRIDKETGKLQRLNQQTARGTASCYLDIDSKGKCVVVANYSSGSVAAFPISNEGSIEPSASFIQHQGSSVDPKRQKGPNAHSIEISPDDRFALAADLGIDKILIYRLDAETATLTPNEQQSFVRLPPGSGPRHVTFHPNGKQVYVINELKNSVTHFDYEPESGRLTERKTISTLPDDFTEASYCADLKITPNGKFLYGTNRGHDSIAMYSIDENGALSLIGIEPSLGKGPQNLLISPNGKWLLCANMPGNNVVIFQIDQETGKLTAHGDQVEVKMPSCLRLLE, encoded by the coding sequence ATGTGTCGACGAGTTCGAATCCTGCTTCCGGTCTTTTTGGTGCTCACTTTTTTGGGAAGATCAAAATTGGTGTCATCTGCTGAGCCAACCCTGTTTGTCTCCTCGTTCGTCGCAGGTGATGAAGGAGCGATTCGTGCTTATGAGTTCAACACAAAGGCTGGAACACTAAAGCTGCGTCATGAGACGACTGAAGTTTCCAGCCCGTTTTTTCTTGCGGTTTCCGAAGATGGAAAGTTTCTGTACTCGATCGATGCCGAAAAATTCGGTGGTCCAGACGACGAGGAGGTTGCCGCTTTTCGAATCGACAAAGAGACCGGAAAACTGCAACGATTGAATCAGCAAACTGCGCGAGGGACAGCCTCTTGCTATTTGGACATTGATTCAAAAGGGAAGTGCGTTGTCGTGGCAAACTACTCATCTGGAAGTGTCGCGGCGTTCCCAATCTCAAACGAGGGGAGCATCGAACCGAGCGCGTCATTTATTCAGCACCAAGGTTCGAGCGTCGACCCCAAACGTCAGAAAGGGCCCAATGCTCACTCAATCGAAATCAGCCCGGACGATCGATTCGCATTGGCTGCCGATTTAGGAATCGACAAGATTTTGATCTATCGACTCGATGCAGAAACGGCCACCTTGACACCAAATGAACAGCAGTCGTTTGTTCGCTTACCACCAGGCTCTGGACCACGACATGTGACGTTTCACCCGAATGGAAAACAGGTTTATGTCATCAACGAGCTCAAGAATAGTGTCACTCATTTTGATTACGAACCTGAATCAGGACGGTTGACCGAACGAAAAACGATTTCGACTTTGCCGGACGATTTCACAGAAGCCAGCTACTGTGCTGACTTGAAAATCACACCGAATGGCAAGTTTCTGTACGGAACCAATCGCGGGCACGACAGCATCGCTATGTACAGCATCGATGAGAACGGTGCGTTATCCCTGATTGGAATTGAACCCAGCCTTGGAAAGGGACCGCAAAACTTACTTATTTCTCCGAACGGAAAATGGTTACTTTGTGCGAACATGCCTGGGAACAATGTCGTCATCTTTCAGATCGACCAAGAGACTGGAAAACTGACAGCTCATGGTGATCAGGTTGAAGTAAAAATGCCTTCGTGCCTTCGATTACTAGAGTAA
- a CDS encoding tetratricopeptide repeat protein → MKRTISLFVLTSLIVGCGGSDAPKQVNSPQKKPAATKANSQSQDSASPSTAKSPKRVTYSQILKASDELLKKRDAKNALILLTKAIQAKPNESTAYVKRAAILADAKLFKRAISDMNAAIAIDTENPKLRNTRGYFLLLLKEYDAAERDFNKAIDLDREYPQVYNNRGLVFIGQDQHIKALNDFQMAIKLNPEYVDAYNNLGFVYLQMEDPDYPKAIETFTKVLEIDSKYLNALSNRGRAYLKLEQFDAAIADFTTAIEIQPENDQYYLHRSEAYKAAGNEELSKKDLQHVVWTQRLNEINRRIANNSKNIDLWIARGRHMLLNDRIESAERSFDNAIALDGKNVIALTDRVKLHFSQGQFTEAADLCTKALEKNDSTEIRSLRGNAYLQAGKLDEAIADYEACRRFDSLVVEAYRKRAEQRAAAGNAELAKIDSDHATKLEQQLSSQSAAEEKPVPPRAFVPVNFEKEAAAEKPAVN, encoded by the coding sequence ATGAAGCGAACCATCTCGCTATTTGTTTTGACATCACTCATTGTTGGCTGTGGAGGCTCAGACGCGCCGAAACAGGTCAATTCTCCTCAGAAGAAGCCGGCAGCGACAAAAGCAAATTCGCAAAGCCAAGACTCTGCTTCGCCCTCAACAGCGAAGAGCCCAAAAAGAGTGACCTACAGTCAAATTCTGAAGGCTTCCGATGAGTTGCTCAAAAAACGTGATGCCAAGAACGCTCTGATTCTGCTCACTAAAGCAATTCAGGCCAAGCCGAATGAATCGACCGCTTACGTGAAGCGTGCAGCGATTTTGGCTGATGCCAAGTTGTTCAAAAGAGCGATTAGCGACATGAACGCCGCGATTGCTATCGATACCGAAAACCCGAAGTTGCGAAACACTCGAGGTTACTTTTTACTCTTGCTGAAAGAGTACGATGCAGCTGAGAGAGATTTCAACAAAGCGATTGATCTCGATCGGGAATACCCACAGGTTTACAACAATCGCGGACTTGTCTTCATCGGGCAGGATCAGCACATCAAAGCCCTGAACGATTTTCAGATGGCGATCAAACTGAATCCAGAGTACGTCGACGCCTACAACAATCTGGGGTTTGTCTACTTGCAAATGGAAGATCCTGACTATCCAAAAGCAATTGAAACATTCACCAAGGTTCTGGAGATCGATTCGAAGTATCTGAACGCTCTCAGCAATCGGGGGCGTGCTTACTTAAAGCTTGAACAGTTTGACGCTGCGATTGCAGACTTCACGACAGCGATCGAAATTCAGCCTGAAAACGATCAGTATTACCTTCATCGCAGCGAAGCTTACAAAGCTGCTGGAAATGAAGAACTCTCCAAGAAAGACCTGCAGCACGTTGTTTGGACTCAGCGTTTGAACGAGATCAATCGCCGCATTGCGAACAACTCCAAGAACATTGACCTGTGGATTGCACGAGGTCGTCACATGCTACTCAATGATCGTATTGAGTCTGCTGAAAGATCGTTCGATAATGCAATCGCTCTCGATGGCAAAAATGTCATCGCCTTAACCGACAGAGTCAAGTTGCACTTCAGCCAAGGGCAATTTACAGAAGCCGCAGACCTGTGCACAAAGGCACTCGAAAAGAACGACTCGACCGAAATTCGCTCTTTGCGAGGAAACGCCTATCTGCAAGCGGGTAAACTCGACGAAGCAATCGCCGATTACGAAGCCTGTCGACGCTTCGATTCACTCGTTGTTGAAGCCTATCGCAAACGAGCTGAACAACGTGCAGCTGCCGGGAATGCAGAACTTGCCAAGATCGACAGCGACCACGCGACAAAGCTCGAACAACAACTTTCCAGCCAATCGGCAGCAGAAGAGAAACCCGTTCCTCCACGAGCTTTCGTGCCTGTGAACTTCGAGAAAGAAGCTGCCGCAGAAAAACCAGCAGTGAATTAA
- a CDS encoding type I 3-dehydroquinate dehydratase produces the protein MICITVTPTSRTLAKVDMLNAARNGDIVELCLDHFSKEPDVKDLITCIDKPVIVSCRRQQDGGQWQGTEEERLLLLRQAIVAGPAYIELDLDIANDVPRFGETKRVISFTRLDRPETNIDRIFDEASSAKADVVKFTWPTPTLGAAWPLLAAVSQKRILPVVGMGLGRAELTFSLLGRKYGSPWIYAALERGMEAHEGQATVFELNETYYCNDINKKTAFVAVSGFGPAQTITTRILNAAFRELDLNVRCLPIEIEDVGELKKMLDILKIRAIIVGSKHGQALLNLADQVDQHDAESEYINLLLKRDSGWHGYNTLWRSGLQALEATLKDGKRSLDKLNILIVGNGGIANSMVYAMTQRKGLVSICGPDDKEATRTAAKHGCRFVPYHNLYETLADVLIVADPNIEIGSKTGQINPTVIQSNMTVLDLSDLPLETEMMSEARERGAQALNSAEIYTKQVSAQFKAITGKDLPAMAFAKGLLEE, from the coding sequence GTGATTTGCATTACCGTGACACCGACTTCCCGAACGCTTGCAAAAGTCGACATGTTGAATGCTGCCAGAAATGGCGACATCGTAGAACTCTGCCTCGATCACTTCTCCAAAGAACCAGATGTGAAGGACCTCATCACCTGCATCGACAAGCCTGTCATTGTTTCATGTCGACGCCAGCAAGATGGGGGACAATGGCAAGGGACGGAAGAAGAGCGATTGCTTTTGCTCCGGCAAGCGATTGTCGCAGGTCCGGCATACATCGAACTCGATCTCGACATCGCCAATGATGTTCCAAGATTTGGTGAGACCAAGCGGGTCATCAGCTTCACGCGATTGGATCGACCAGAAACCAATATCGACCGAATTTTTGATGAAGCCTCCAGCGCCAAGGCAGATGTCGTCAAGTTCACCTGGCCAACGCCTACACTCGGAGCCGCGTGGCCGTTACTCGCAGCCGTCAGCCAGAAGCGGATTCTCCCTGTGGTCGGAATGGGACTAGGTCGTGCAGAATTAACATTCTCACTGCTCGGTCGAAAATACGGCTCACCGTGGATCTACGCTGCTCTCGAAAGAGGCATGGAAGCCCACGAAGGACAGGCGACTGTTTTTGAATTGAACGAAACTTATTACTGCAACGATATCAATAAAAAAACAGCCTTCGTGGCCGTTTCAGGATTCGGACCAGCCCAAACGATTACGACGCGCATCCTGAACGCTGCCTTTCGGGAATTAGACCTCAATGTTCGCTGCCTGCCGATTGAAATTGAAGATGTCGGCGAGTTAAAGAAGATGCTCGACATCTTAAAAATTCGCGCCATCATCGTGGGCAGCAAGCATGGGCAAGCACTGCTCAATCTGGCAGATCAGGTCGACCAGCATGATGCAGAAAGCGAATACATTAACCTCTTGCTCAAACGCGATTCTGGATGGCATGGCTACAACACACTCTGGAGAAGTGGCCTGCAAGCCCTCGAAGCAACTTTGAAGGATGGAAAGCGTTCTCTCGACAAGTTGAATATTCTGATCGTCGGAAACGGCGGAATTGCGAATTCAATGGTCTATGCGATGACGCAGAGAAAAGGATTAGTCAGCATTTGCGGTCCTGATGACAAAGAAGCGACCCGCACCGCAGCGAAACATGGTTGCCGATTTGTCCCATATCACAATCTGTACGAGACGCTCGCAGATGTGTTAATCGTCGCGGACCCGAATATTGAAATCGGCTCGAAGACGGGGCAAATCAACCCGACTGTGATTCAGTCCAACATGACTGTGCTCGACCTGAGTGACTTACCGCTGGAAACCGAAATGATGTCCGAAGCGAGAGAACGTGGAGCACAGGCACTGAACTCTGCAGAAATTTACACAAAGCAGGTGAGCGCACAATTCAAGGCCATCACCGGGAAAGATCTCCCAGCAATGGCCTTTGCTAAAGGGCTCTTGGAGGAATAA
- a CDS encoding peroxiredoxin family protein — MKTVRNPFLIAILCLIGAMATSTFAADAKSPPKKGETVPDFELNELYSGKTVSLKGKLAEGPVVLVVLRGFPGKQCPACTQQVGGLLQNADAISAAGAQVVMVYPGLGKDLEQRAREFFEKHKLPKGFIVVTDPDYAFTNKYNLRWDAPNETAYPSTFVVGKEGKVKHVHTSKTHGNRTNPKEIVKALNES, encoded by the coding sequence ATGAAAACTGTGCGCAACCCTTTTTTGATTGCGATTCTTTGCTTGATTGGAGCGATGGCAACGTCGACTTTTGCAGCTGACGCCAAGTCTCCTCCAAAGAAAGGAGAGACAGTGCCCGATTTTGAGCTCAATGAGTTGTATTCAGGGAAGACTGTTTCCTTGAAGGGCAAGTTAGCGGAAGGACCTGTCGTGCTGGTGGTTCTGCGAGGCTTCCCCGGAAAGCAGTGTCCGGCCTGTACACAACAAGTCGGCGGTCTTCTGCAAAATGCAGACGCTATCTCAGCAGCAGGTGCTCAGGTCGTGATGGTGTATCCCGGATTGGGAAAAGATCTCGAACAGCGTGCGAGAGAATTCTTCGAGAAGCACAAGCTTCCTAAGGGGTTCATCGTTGTGACTGATCCAGATTACGCATTCACAAACAAATACAACTTGCGTTGGGATGCACCCAATGAGACAGCTTATCCATCCACGTTTGTGGTTGGAAAAGAAGGGAAAGTCAAACACGTCCACACCAGTAAAACTCACGGGAACCGGACGAATCCGAAAGAGATCGTCAAAGCTCTGAATGAATCATAA
- a CDS encoding RraA family protein — MTTPTENITLDQIREHLYGAVICDSLDAVGYPNQSPRIPLKQITTTEMIVGRCRTTLWADMFHEDPQPYELELLAVDSCQPDDVLIAAAGGSMRSGIWGELLTTAVKNGGCVGAIIDGAVRDVSKMRAMNFPVIARGASPYDSQNRQRVIDRDVPVVIDGVTFAPGDLVVADEDGIVVVPQAVEAQVLRLAWEKVYAENEVRDAIRDGMKAIAAYEKYGVL, encoded by the coding sequence ATGACGACACCTACTGAAAACATCACATTGGACCAGATTCGCGAGCACCTTTATGGTGCAGTCATTTGCGATTCACTGGATGCAGTCGGCTACCCCAATCAGAGTCCGCGAATTCCGCTCAAACAGATCACAACCACCGAGATGATTGTGGGACGCTGCCGCACAACCTTGTGGGCAGACATGTTCCACGAAGACCCTCAACCGTACGAGCTTGAACTCCTTGCAGTCGACAGCTGCCAACCGGACGATGTCCTGATCGCAGCTGCTGGTGGCTCGATGCGGTCCGGTATCTGGGGAGAATTGTTAACGACAGCTGTTAAGAACGGCGGTTGCGTTGGCGCGATCATCGACGGAGCAGTTCGCGACGTCAGTAAAATGCGAGCAATGAACTTCCCCGTCATCGCACGAGGAGCCAGTCCATACGATAGCCAAAACCGTCAACGAGTGATCGATCGAGATGTGCCCGTTGTCATTGATGGCGTGACGTTCGCTCCGGGGGATCTTGTTGTCGCTGACGAAGATGGAATTGTTGTTGTTCCACAAGCTGTCGAGGCACAAGTTCTGCGACTTGCCTGGGAAAAAGTCTACGCTGAAAACGAAGTCCGCGATGCGATTCGTGATGGCATGAAAGCCATTGCTGCTTATGAAAAATATGGAGTCCTATAA
- a CDS encoding formylglycine-generating enzyme family protein, whose translation MLTLRPHLRKWQGATCLFLGLVWFVLPVQGAEPDAKDPYLRNPDSLATKESEMKPYTQQIRYTEIKFDMVPIPGGEFLMGSPADEENREDDEGPQHKVKIDPFWMGKHEVTWDEYDTWRLNLDIQRRDLSGITPDEVDKKADGVTRPTKEYTDMTFGMGHDGFPAICMTQLAAKMYCAWLTEKTGQYYRLPTEAEWEYACRAGTTTAYSFGDDPEKLGEYAWYYENSGETYHKVGKKKPNPWGLYDMHGNVAEWCLDQYHADFYKQFNPMVAAIFPYAPPNSLYPRVARGGSWFDDPEWLRSAKRIPSSEDWKVQDPQLPQSMWYHTDADFVGFRVIRPLVQPSAEDIKRLVMYPDIPEELRKD comes from the coding sequence ATGTTGACATTACGCCCTCATCTGAGGAAATGGCAAGGGGCAACTTGCCTGTTTCTAGGTTTGGTCTGGTTTGTCTTGCCTGTTCAAGGGGCAGAACCGGATGCAAAAGATCCTTACCTGCGCAACCCGGATAGTCTCGCGACAAAAGAGTCGGAGATGAAACCGTATACGCAACAGATTCGCTATACCGAAATCAAATTCGACATGGTTCCCATCCCCGGCGGGGAGTTCCTCATGGGGAGTCCAGCAGACGAAGAGAATCGAGAAGATGATGAAGGGCCACAACACAAAGTCAAAATTGACCCATTCTGGATGGGCAAGCATGAAGTCACTTGGGATGAATACGACACATGGCGTCTGAATCTCGATATTCAACGCCGCGATCTGAGCGGTATCACTCCCGACGAGGTTGATAAGAAAGCAGACGGAGTGACCAGGCCGACCAAAGAGTACACTGATATGACTTTTGGTATGGGCCATGACGGATTCCCAGCGATCTGTATGACTCAACTCGCCGCCAAAATGTACTGTGCATGGCTGACTGAAAAGACAGGCCAATACTACCGTCTGCCGACAGAAGCCGAATGGGAATACGCCTGCCGGGCTGGAACCACAACGGCTTACTCATTCGGAGATGATCCCGAAAAGCTTGGTGAGTACGCATGGTATTATGAGAACTCAGGCGAGACTTATCACAAAGTTGGTAAGAAAAAACCGAATCCCTGGGGCCTGTACGACATGCACGGAAACGTTGCAGAATGGTGCCTCGATCAATATCACGCAGATTTCTACAAACAGTTTAATCCGATGGTTGCGGCAATCTTCCCGTATGCTCCACCGAATTCACTGTACCCGCGAGTCGCTCGTGGAGGCTCCTGGTTCGATGATCCGGAATGGCTGCGAAGCGCAAAACGCATCCCTTCCAGCGAAGATTGGAAAGTGCAAGATCCACAACTTCCTCAAAGTATGTGGTACCACACCGACGCCGACTTCGTCGGCTTTCGAGTCATTCGCCCACTGGTTCAACCTTCTGCCGAAGACATCAAACGGCTCGTCATGTATCCGGATATCCCGGAAGAGTTACGTAAAGATTAA